The following are encoded together in the Triticum dicoccoides isolate Atlit2015 ecotype Zavitan chromosome 6B, WEW_v2.0, whole genome shotgun sequence genome:
- the LOC119325483 gene encoding uncharacterized protein LOC119325483 gives MRSLSRSILRLCQRISVSKIGSAMSLRWLPAFARRDARLIASTSAHPLYRLSRLACTPWSLENKMHSFVPFTCGTPKCVPTAKIRNKATTTKCTDTAKIRKNVTSSNPMVVDDAWVPFILPNSSHRDGAIYRNVILKEDWFDIDFMNRNETRLEPMMFHKPTEECLLYEENCKHFPQHMLQFFSLTLAECSSNNGLIQLYGYIAARDGRDRMLNYVLNHSRDDPIIVQQCSLIQMTGPKRGIEMYSPVFIEFDLRVKNGGQEEDDLQLIDGAIACYDQKPWRPIKHRINGKCGTVDISLAYVEHAVEATIEVVISEVHSGFSLSLSSLIYIMENYEEIPLFHGTIDQSRGLRRFVVAVTSATVMKLKFRFGSNSVERCCSFKAKLHGCVRRQIKHELASITVKVYWSTI, from the exons ATGCGAAGCCTCTCGCGATCTATTCTTAGACTTTGCCAACGCATTAGTGTCTCCAAAATTGGCTCCGCTATGTCCCTCAGGTGGCTCCCCGCGTTTGCCCGGCGTGACGCTCGACTCATCGCCTCAACTTCCGCGCATCCTCTGTATCGTCTTTCCCG CCTTGCTTGCACCCCCTGGAGCTTGGAGAATAAAATGCACTCCTTCGTCCCATTCACTTGTGGCACCCCCAAATGTGTTCCCACTGCAAAGATCAGGAATAAGGCAACCACTACCAAATGCACTGATACGGCAAAAATAAGGAAAAATGTCACAAGTAGCAATCCTATGGTGGTTGATGATGCATGGGTTCCGTTTATCCTTCCGAATAGCAGCCACCGTGATGGTGCCAtatacagaaacgtgattttgaaggAAGACTGGTTTGATATCGATTTTATGAACCGTAATGAGA CTCGCTTGGAGCCAATGATGTTCCATAAGCCAACCGAAGAATGTTTACTGTATGAAGAAAATTGCAAGCATTTTCCACAGCACATGTTGCAGTTTTTCTCGTTGACGCTGGCAGAGTGTTCCAGCAATAATGGCCTGATCCAGCTATATGGATACATAGCAGCACGGGATGGCAGGGATCGCATGCTTAACTATGTTTTGAATCATAGCAGAGACGATCCCATCATTGTACAGCAG TGTTCTCTTATTCAAATGACTGGTCCTAAGAGAGGCATTGAAATGTACTCCCCAGTTTTTATTGAGTTTGATCTAAGGGTCAAGAATGGAGGGCAAGAGGAAGACGATCTGCAACTAATTGATGGCGCAATAGCATGCTATGATCAGAAACCATGGAGACCAATCAAACATCGCATTAATGGCAAATGTGGCACAGTTGACATATCTTTAGCATATGTGGAGCATGCAGTGGAGGCAACAATAGAAGTTGTCATATCAGAAGTACATAGTGGCTTCAGTTTATCTCTGAGTTCCTTAATTTATATTATGGAGAACTATGAAGAAATTCCTCTTTTTCATGGTACTATTGATCAGTCGCGTGGCCTGAGAAGATTTGTGGTTGCAGTCACGTCGGCCACTGTTATGAAGTTGAAGTTCAGGTTTGGTAGCAATAGTGTTGAGCGTTGTTGTTCCTTCAAAGCTAAGCTACATGGATGTGTTCGACGTCAGATAAAGCATGAGTTGGCTTCTATCACAGTAAAAGTGTATTGGTCCACTATCTGA